In Agromyces sp. G08B096, a genomic segment contains:
- the glgB gene encoding 1,4-alpha-glucan branching protein GlgB, translated as MPPEPTPFPFPGPAVPDDVLAAIAEGRHADPHAVLGQHGFDLPGAPGPHTVIRTRRPLAAAVDAVLDDGRVVPLHHLGHGVWAGADGFGPVGYRIRARYADGGEWVADDPYRFAPTIGELDLHLIREGRHEELWRALGAHHREHWGAGGEVRGTAFTVWAPRARAVRVVGDFNRWDGAGHAMRSMGASGVWELFVPDLEPGATYKFELLTADGRWIMKADPMARRAEVAPATASVIADDGSYVWGDGEWMSRRAGTNPHDGPMSIYELHLGSWRPGRGYRDVADELIEYVQWLGYTHVEFMPLAEHPFGGSWGYQVTGYYAATSRFGSPDDLRHLIDRLHQAGIGVIMDWVPGHFPKDDWALARFDGAPLYEHPDPRRGEQPDWGTYVFDYGSPQVRNFLVANALFWLEEFHVDGLRVDAVASMLYLDYSRADGEWVPNIHGGREHLEAIAFLQEATATAYKRNPGIVMIAEESTSWPGVTASTSSGGLGFGYKWNMGWMHDTLQYVQVDPLYRSHHHHHDLTFSFLYAFSEHFILPISHDEVVHGKGSLVRKMPGDHWQQLANVRAYLAFMWAHPGKQLLFMGQEFGQLSEWSEERGLDWWILDQPSHRQLAEFVGALNRLYRETPALWQLDDDSEGFQWVEGGAAAENVVAFLRFDRDRTPLLCIVNFAGVPHHGFRLGLPQPGRWTEVLNSDAAEYGGSGVGNLGAVDATDALWAGRPASATFTLPPLGAVWFRFDG; from the coding sequence ATGCCTCCTGAGCCCACGCCCTTCCCATTCCCTGGGCCCGCCGTCCCTGACGACGTGCTCGCCGCCATCGCCGAGGGCCGGCACGCCGACCCGCATGCCGTGCTCGGCCAGCACGGGTTCGACCTGCCCGGCGCACCCGGCCCGCACACCGTCATCCGCACGCGCCGGCCGCTCGCGGCCGCGGTCGATGCCGTCCTCGACGACGGCCGCGTGGTCCCGCTGCACCACCTCGGGCACGGCGTCTGGGCGGGCGCCGACGGCTTCGGCCCCGTCGGGTACCGCATCCGGGCCCGATACGCGGACGGCGGCGAATGGGTCGCCGATGACCCGTACCGGTTCGCGCCCACCATCGGCGAGCTCGACCTCCACCTCATCCGCGAGGGCCGGCACGAGGAGCTCTGGCGCGCGCTGGGCGCGCACCATCGCGAGCACTGGGGCGCCGGCGGCGAGGTCCGCGGCACCGCCTTCACGGTCTGGGCGCCGCGCGCCCGCGCCGTGCGCGTGGTCGGCGACTTCAACCGCTGGGACGGCGCCGGTCACGCGATGCGCAGCATGGGCGCCTCGGGCGTGTGGGAGCTGTTCGTCCCCGACCTCGAACCCGGCGCGACGTACAAGTTCGAACTGCTCACCGCAGACGGACGGTGGATCATGAAGGCCGACCCCATGGCCCGCCGCGCCGAGGTCGCCCCCGCGACCGCCTCGGTCATCGCCGACGACGGCTCGTACGTGTGGGGCGACGGCGAGTGGATGTCCCGCCGTGCCGGCACCAACCCGCACGACGGACCCATGAGCATCTACGAGCTCCACCTCGGCTCCTGGCGCCCCGGACGCGGCTACCGCGACGTCGCCGACGAGCTCATCGAGTACGTGCAGTGGCTGGGCTACACCCACGTGGAGTTCATGCCGCTGGCGGAGCATCCGTTCGGCGGCTCGTGGGGGTACCAGGTCACGGGGTACTACGCGGCGACCAGCCGGTTCGGCTCCCCCGACGATCTGCGCCACCTCATCGACCGGCTGCACCAGGCCGGCATCGGCGTGATCATGGACTGGGTGCCCGGCCACTTCCCGAAGGACGACTGGGCGCTCGCCCGCTTCGACGGCGCTCCGCTCTACGAGCATCCCGACCCGCGACGCGGCGAGCAGCCCGACTGGGGCACGTACGTCTTCGACTACGGCAGCCCCCAGGTGCGCAACTTCCTCGTCGCCAACGCCCTGTTCTGGCTCGAGGAGTTCCACGTCGACGGCCTCCGGGTCGACGCCGTCGCGTCCATGCTCTACCTCGACTACTCGCGGGCGGACGGCGAGTGGGTGCCGAACATCCACGGCGGACGCGAGCACCTCGAGGCCATCGCCTTCCTGCAGGAGGCGACCGCGACCGCCTACAAGCGGAACCCCGGCATCGTCATGATCGCCGAGGAGTCCACGTCGTGGCCGGGCGTGACGGCGTCGACCTCATCGGGCGGCCTCGGGTTCGGGTACAAGTGGAACATGGGGTGGATGCACGACACCCTCCAGTACGTGCAGGTCGACCCGCTGTACCGGTCGCACCACCACCACCACGACCTCACGTTCTCGTTCCTCTACGCGTTCAGCGAGCACTTCATCCTGCCGATCAGCCACGACGAGGTCGTGCACGGCAAGGGCTCGCTCGTGCGGAAGATGCCGGGCGATCACTGGCAGCAGCTCGCGAACGTGCGCGCCTACCTCGCGTTCATGTGGGCGCACCCCGGCAAGCAGCTGCTGTTCATGGGGCAGGAGTTCGGGCAGCTCTCTGAGTGGAGCGAGGAGCGCGGGCTCGACTGGTGGATCCTCGACCAGCCGAGCCACCGGCAGCTCGCCGAGTTCGTGGGCGCCCTGAACCGGCTCTACCGGGAGACCCCGGCCCTCTGGCAGCTCGACGACGATTCCGAGGGCTTCCAGTGGGTCGAAGGCGGCGCGGCGGCCGAGAACGTCGTCGCGTTCCTCCGCTTCGACCGCGACCGCACGCCGCTGCTCTGCATCGTGAACTTCGCCGGCGTCCCCCATCACGGATTCCGGCTGGGACTCCCGCAGCCCGGCCGGTGGACGGAGGTGCTGAACTCGGATGCCGCGGAGTACGGCGGCTCCGGCGTCGGCAACCTCGGCGCGGTCGATGCGACGGATGCCCTGTGGGCCGGCCGTCCCGCCTCCGCGACGTTCACCCTGCCGCCGCTCGGCGCGGTCTGGTTCCGCTTCGACGGCTGA
- a CDS encoding tetratricopeptide repeat protein — translation MTNPIPPSAGLRGAVDLSSLVQPQRQGDAAPSTGADDRIVFATDDQGFGPVLELSRTVPVVVVLWASWSEQSTALVDTLDRLVRARAGRLVLATVEADRSPQLVQALQAQAVPTVVALVAGQPVPLFQGVQPDDVIEQVFDQLLQLAGQNGVTGTVDAGAEGTAEPAEPAEAPLPPLHQEAYDAISRGDYAAASAAYRTAIAQDPRDALAVAGLAQANLLGRLQGKTLDEIRNAAAANPDDLDAQLDVADLDLSGGHVDDAFARLLDLFPSLDAAGKSRVRERLIELFEVAGTDDPRVAAARRRLANLLY, via the coding sequence GTGACGAATCCCATCCCGCCGTCGGCCGGCCTGCGCGGTGCGGTCGACCTGTCCTCGCTCGTCCAGCCCCAGCGCCAGGGGGATGCCGCGCCGTCGACGGGCGCGGACGACCGCATCGTGTTCGCGACCGACGACCAGGGCTTCGGCCCCGTCCTCGAGCTCTCGCGGACCGTGCCGGTGGTCGTGGTGCTGTGGGCGAGCTGGAGCGAGCAGTCGACCGCCCTCGTCGACACGCTCGACCGGCTCGTGCGCGCCCGTGCGGGTCGACTCGTGCTCGCCACGGTCGAAGCCGACCGCAGCCCGCAGCTCGTCCAGGCCCTGCAGGCGCAGGCCGTGCCGACGGTCGTCGCCCTCGTGGCCGGACAGCCCGTGCCGCTCTTCCAGGGCGTGCAGCCCGACGACGTGATCGAGCAGGTGTTCGACCAGCTCCTGCAGCTCGCCGGCCAGAACGGGGTCACGGGCACGGTCGACGCCGGTGCCGAGGGCACGGCCGAGCCGGCCGAGCCCGCTGAGGCACCGCTGCCGCCGCTGCACCAGGAAGCGTACGACGCGATCTCCCGGGGCGACTACGCCGCGGCGTCCGCGGCGTACCGCACGGCGATCGCGCAGGACCCGCGCGACGCGCTCGCGGTCGCCGGCCTCGCGCAGGCGAACCTCCTCGGCCGGCTGCAGGGCAAGACGCTCGACGAGATCCGCAACGCCGCGGCGGCGAACCCCGACGACCTCGACGCGCAGCTGGATGTCGCGGACCTCGACCTCTCGGGCGGTCACGTCGACGACGCGTTCGCACGTCTGCTCGACCTCTTCCCGTCGCTGGACGCGGCGGGCAAGTCGCGGGTCCGCGAGCGCCTCATCGAGCTCTTCGAGGTGGCCGGCACCGACGACCCGCGGGTCGCGGCGGCACGGCGCCGACTGGCGAACCTGCTCTACTGA
- a CDS encoding AI-2E family transporter → MRIPNVFRVALIGTLGVGAGLLILYSIASLSTILTYVGAALFLALGLDPAVVWLERRGFPRWAAILTVTAGVAAVVAALLLAVIPIIVDQVSQLLDEIPGIVAGFRVNEWIEDLQERFPLVPVADIYESISVAVVEFVSNPEKLSEVAGGVWQVAIAVGTGVFAAIIVVILTLYFTASLGAMKRGFYQLVPASRRARFADLTEQITQSVGRYVIGQVTLGAINGILSFFFLSAIRAPFPAVLAFLAFVFSLVPLVGTLTGSIIIVLICLLPGLGSPLTALVAAIYYLVYMQVEAYVVSPRIMNRAVKVPAALVVVAALAGGTLLGILGALIAIPVAASILLIIKQVVIPRQNEH, encoded by the coding sequence GTGCGGATCCCGAACGTGTTCCGCGTCGCGCTGATCGGCACGCTCGGCGTGGGCGCCGGCCTCCTCATCCTCTACTCGATCGCGAGCCTGTCCACGATCCTCACCTACGTGGGGGCAGCCCTCTTCCTCGCGCTCGGCCTCGACCCGGCCGTCGTCTGGCTCGAGCGCCGCGGGTTCCCGCGGTGGGCGGCCATCCTCACGGTCACCGCCGGTGTCGCGGCCGTCGTCGCGGCGCTGCTGCTCGCGGTCATTCCGATCATCGTCGACCAGGTCAGCCAGTTGCTCGACGAGATCCCCGGCATCGTCGCGGGCTTCCGCGTCAACGAGTGGATCGAAGACCTGCAGGAGCGATTCCCGCTCGTCCCGGTCGCCGACATCTACGAGTCCATCTCGGTCGCGGTGGTCGAGTTCGTCTCGAACCCCGAGAAGCTCAGCGAGGTGGCCGGCGGAGTCTGGCAGGTCGCGATCGCCGTCGGCACCGGCGTGTTCGCCGCGATCATCGTCGTCATCCTCACGCTCTACTTCACCGCGTCGCTCGGCGCCATGAAGCGCGGCTTCTACCAGCTGGTGCCCGCATCACGACGCGCCCGCTTCGCGGACCTCACCGAGCAGATCACGCAGTCGGTGGGCCGCTACGTCATCGGCCAGGTCACCCTGGGCGCGATCAACGGCATCCTGAGCTTCTTCTTCCTCTCGGCCATCCGGGCGCCGTTCCCCGCGGTGCTCGCCTTCCTCGCCTTCGTCTTCTCGCTCGTCCCGCTGGTCGGCACGCTGACGGGCTCGATCATCATCGTGCTGATCTGCCTGCTCCCCGGACTCGGCTCACCGCTCACCGCCCTGGTCGCGGCGATCTACTACCTGGTGTACATGCAGGTCGAGGCGTACGTGGTGAGCCCGCGCATCATGAACCGGGCGGTGAAGGTTCCAGCGGCGCTCGTCGTGGTCGCGGCGCTCGCCGGCGGCACCCTGCTCGGCATCCTCGGCGCGCTCATCGCCATCCCGGTCGCCGCATCGATCCTGCTGATCATCAAGCAGGTCGTGATTCCACGCCAGAACGAGCACTGA
- a CDS encoding alpha/beta hydrolase, whose protein sequence is MREEVELHTGDGLTLVGELAVPADRPPVATLVTLHPLPTAGGFMDSHILRKAAARLPALAGLAVLRFNTRGTTSPRGTSEGEFGDGETERADVAAAMAFVRERGLPSPWLVGWSFGTELALKHGLEHDVAGVILLSPPLRRTSPEELARWRDVEIPVIALIPEHDDFLRPAEAAERFASVPNVRVIPVEGAKHLWVGEQQTRRVLDEIVGAVAPQALPLPTVWPAG, encoded by the coding sequence ATGCGCGAGGAGGTTGAGCTGCACACCGGCGACGGCCTCACGCTCGTCGGCGAGCTCGCCGTCCCGGCCGACCGTCCGCCGGTGGCCACCCTCGTCACGCTGCATCCGCTGCCCACCGCGGGCGGGTTCATGGACTCGCATATCCTCCGGAAGGCGGCGGCTCGCCTCCCGGCGCTCGCCGGCCTCGCGGTGCTGCGCTTCAACACGCGCGGCACGACCTCGCCGCGCGGAACCAGCGAGGGCGAGTTCGGCGACGGCGAGACGGAGCGGGCGGATGTCGCGGCCGCGATGGCCTTCGTCCGCGAGCGCGGCCTTCCGTCGCCGTGGCTCGTGGGCTGGTCGTTCGGTACCGAGCTGGCCTTGAAGCACGGCCTCGAGCACGATGTCGCCGGGGTCATCCTGCTGTCGCCGCCGCTGCGGCGCACCTCGCCCGAGGAACTGGCTCGGTGGCGCGACGTGGAGATCCCGGTCATCGCGCTGATCCCGGAGCACGACGACTTCCTGCGCCCGGCTGAGGCGGCCGAGCGGTTCGCCTCGGTGCCGAACGTGCGCGTGATCCCGGTCGAGGGGGCCAAGCACCTCTGGGTCGGTGAGCAGCAGACTCGTCGAGTGCTCGACGAGATCGTCGGTGCCGTCGCGCCGCAGGCGCTTCCGCTGCCGACCGTCTGGCCTGCCGGCTGA
- a CDS encoding maltotransferase domain-containing protein, translating to MTSPAPHRIPVIRLAPAAPDPRWTPKAFEGEVVPFAATVFREGHDAVGAMLVLTSPSGETTTHRMSLVAPGTDRWEVRVRLDETGRWRWHVDGFGDEIATWRHDAAVKIDAGVDAPLMYELGARLLERAAAEASRPRSLRTRLTALAARLRDTDASPAARRALVDDPLLDVFDAHPLTRLSSSSEPRQLLVERRRAGVGSWYEFFPRSEGAKRLKDGSWRSGTFRTAAKRLAGVAAMGFDVVYLPPIHPIGVTNRKGRNNTLDPGPHDPGSPWAIGGPLSDGSTGGHDAIHPDLGTLADFRAFVREAAAQGIEVALDLALQASPDHPWVAEHPEWFTVLPDGSIRFAENPPKKYQDIYPVNFDDDPEGIFAEVLRIVRHWMAQGVRIFRVDNPHTKPLSFWERLIAAVNAEAPDVVFLAEAFTRPAMMQSLAAAGFQQSYTYFTWRNTKGELEEFLTGLATETADFLRPNLFVNTPDILTEYLQFGGPAAFTVRATIAATAAPTWGVYAGFELFESVARPGAEEAIDNEKYEYKPRDFAAAEAEGRSLALYLGILNRIRREHPALQQLRNLTVHPTDDDQVLAYSKHLEARFTGTGVDDTIIVVANVDPHSVRETTVHLDLAALGLEPGARYTVEDLVEGERWEWGASNYVRLDAFTRPAHILHVVRRPDASPAGAARADADGSPHAS from the coding sequence GTGACCAGCCCCGCACCGCACCGCATCCCGGTGATCCGGCTCGCCCCCGCCGCGCCCGACCCGCGGTGGACCCCGAAGGCCTTCGAGGGCGAGGTGGTGCCCTTCGCCGCGACGGTGTTCCGCGAGGGGCACGACGCCGTCGGGGCGATGCTCGTGCTGACCTCGCCGTCCGGCGAGACGACGACCCACCGCATGTCGCTCGTCGCCCCGGGCACCGACCGCTGGGAGGTGCGCGTCCGGCTCGACGAGACGGGCCGCTGGCGCTGGCACGTCGACGGGTTCGGCGACGAGATCGCGACCTGGCGGCACGACGCGGCGGTGAAGATCGACGCCGGCGTGGATGCCCCGCTGATGTACGAGCTCGGCGCCCGCCTCCTCGAGCGCGCCGCCGCGGAGGCATCCCGCCCGCGCTCGCTCCGCACCCGGCTCACGGCGCTCGCCGCCCGCCTCCGCGACACGGATGCCTCGCCGGCCGCACGCCGGGCGCTCGTCGACGACCCCCTCCTCGACGTCTTCGACGCCCACCCCCTCACCCGCCTCTCGAGCTCGTCCGAGCCGCGGCAGCTGCTCGTCGAACGTCGGCGCGCGGGCGTCGGCAGCTGGTACGAGTTCTTCCCGCGGTCGGAGGGGGCGAAGCGGCTGAAGGACGGCAGCTGGCGATCGGGTACCTTCCGCACCGCCGCGAAGCGGCTCGCGGGCGTCGCGGCGATGGGCTTCGACGTCGTCTACCTGCCGCCGATCCATCCGATCGGCGTGACGAACCGCAAGGGTCGCAACAACACTCTCGATCCGGGGCCCCACGACCCGGGCTCGCCGTGGGCGATCGGCGGCCCGCTCTCGGACGGCTCCACCGGCGGCCACGACGCGATCCACCCCGACCTCGGCACGCTCGCCGACTTCCGCGCATTCGTGCGGGAGGCGGCGGCCCAGGGCATCGAGGTCGCGCTCGACCTCGCGCTGCAGGCCTCGCCCGACCACCCGTGGGTCGCCGAGCATCCCGAATGGTTCACCGTGCTGCCCGACGGCAGCATCCGCTTCGCGGAGAACCCGCCGAAGAAGTACCAGGACATCTACCCGGTGAACTTCGACGACGACCCCGAGGGCATCTTCGCCGAGGTGCTGCGGATCGTCCGGCACTGGATGGCGCAGGGCGTGCGCATCTTCCGCGTCGACAACCCGCACACCAAGCCGCTGTCGTTCTGGGAACGCCTCATCGCGGCCGTCAACGCCGAAGCGCCCGACGTCGTGTTCCTCGCCGAGGCCTTCACCCGGCCGGCGATGATGCAGTCGCTCGCCGCCGCGGGGTTCCAGCAGTCGTACACGTACTTCACCTGGCGGAACACGAAGGGCGAGCTGGAGGAGTTCCTCACGGGCCTCGCCACCGAGACGGCCGATTTCCTCCGGCCGAACCTCTTCGTGAACACCCCCGACATCCTGACCGAGTACCTGCAGTTCGGCGGTCCGGCCGCCTTCACGGTGCGGGCGACCATCGCTGCGACCGCCGCCCCGACGTGGGGCGTGTACGCCGGCTTCGAGCTGTTCGAATCGGTCGCGCGCCCGGGCGCCGAAGAGGCGATCGACAACGAGAAGTACGAGTACAAGCCGCGCGACTTCGCCGCCGCGGAGGCCGAAGGGCGATCGCTGGCGCTCTACCTCGGCATCCTGAACCGCATCAGGAGGGAGCATCCGGCCCTGCAGCAGCTCCGGAACCTGACGGTGCACCCGACCGACGACGACCAGGTCCTCGCGTACTCGAAGCACCTCGAGGCCCGGTTCACCGGCACGGGAGTCGATGACACGATCATCGTCGTCGCCAACGTCGACCCGCACTCGGTGCGAGAGACCACCGTGCACCTCGACCTCGCGGCGCTCGGCCTCGAGCCGGGGGCGCGGTACACCGTCGAAGACCTCGTCGAGGGCGAGCGCTGGGAGTGGGGCGCGTCGAACTACGTCCGGCTCGACGCGTTCACCCGGCCGGCGCACATCCTGCACGTGGTGCGGCGACCCGACGCCTCCCCCGCCGGCGCGGCGAGGGCCGACGCGGACGGGAGCCCGCATGCCTCCTGA
- a CDS encoding DivIVA domain-containing protein — protein sequence MAVEETEFTQVFRGYDKDEVDKALNGLRRDLITANTQIAENTKENKRLLARIEELTAELEEVGSPTFSGLGTKLENTLRVAEEQSTRLIAQADIDAEKLRRAAEDEAHLLKSDAQELADRTLSESRAQANRTLENARAEADDMIARAHEASEQLRQDAARDAAAIRGAASTESAELRSSAKREAASLIADAERKAAEVLAAANKEATEARAAAAGLQQETEQTRAEVAVELDRARAELAKETEQARIDLAKETEQAKLDLDRETAEARAGIEAEIEERRAALEQELEQARTDLERELAAGRAQLDQQREQLKVDLEREADTARLKLKNELDRIRIKHEKDLDQIRADLSLEQEQARADFEAEAEQARIDLDNQLTAMRKKTTHEVNRMKREIEQARIDLDAELAAKRDEAEQELLARHQEAVAETQKFLDDANAELAEAVSRTAEARAEAERLEARVRTEIAQIRDKADEEARQRVADAHAQARKLIADADERTRALVADAEDRLSQIRIERDAVAGYFESLRGVLTQAEQVAAQQRS from the coding sequence ATGGCCGTCGAAGAGACCGAGTTCACCCAGGTGTTCCGCGGATACGACAAGGACGAGGTCGACAAGGCCCTCAACGGCCTTCGTCGTGACCTCATCACCGCGAACACGCAGATCGCCGAGAACACCAAGGAGAACAAGCGTCTCCTTGCGCGCATCGAAGAACTCACGGCGGAGCTCGAGGAGGTGGGCAGCCCGACCTTCTCCGGCCTCGGCACCAAGCTCGAGAACACGCTCCGCGTGGCCGAGGAGCAGTCGACGCGTCTCATCGCGCAGGCCGACATCGACGCCGAGAAGCTGCGCCGTGCCGCCGAAGACGAGGCACACCTGCTGAAGTCCGACGCGCAGGAGCTCGCCGACCGCACCCTCAGCGAGTCGCGGGCCCAGGCCAACCGCACCCTCGAGAACGCCCGCGCCGAGGCCGACGACATGATCGCCCGCGCGCACGAGGCGAGCGAGCAGCTGCGTCAAGACGCCGCGCGCGACGCCGCGGCCATCCGCGGCGCCGCCTCCACCGAATCGGCGGAGCTGCGCAGCAGCGCCAAGCGCGAGGCCGCCTCGCTCATCGCCGATGCCGAGCGCAAGGCGGCCGAGGTGCTCGCCGCCGCGAACAAGGAGGCGACCGAGGCCCGTGCCGCGGCAGCCGGCCTCCAGCAGGAGACCGAGCAGACCCGCGCCGAGGTGGCCGTCGAGCTCGACCGCGCCCGCGCGGAGCTCGCGAAGGAGACCGAGCAGGCCCGCATCGACCTCGCCAAGGAGACCGAGCAGGCCAAGCTCGACCTCGACCGCGAGACGGCCGAGGCCCGCGCCGGCATCGAGGCCGAGATCGAGGAGCGTCGCGCGGCGCTCGAGCAGGAGCTCGAGCAGGCTCGCACCGACCTCGAGCGCGAGCTCGCCGCGGGCCGGGCGCAGCTCGACCAGCAGCGCGAGCAGCTGAAGGTCGACCTCGAGCGCGAGGCCGACACCGCCCGCCTCAAGCTGAAGAACGAGCTCGACCGGATCCGCATCAAGCACGAGAAGGACCTCGACCAGATCCGCGCCGACCTGTCCCTCGAGCAGGAGCAGGCGCGGGCCGACTTCGAGGCCGAAGCGGAGCAGGCGCGCATCGACCTCGACAACCAGCTCACCGCGATGCGGAAGAAGACCACGCACGAGGTCAACCGCATGAAGCGCGAGATCGAGCAGGCGCGCATCGACCTCGACGCCGAACTCGCCGCCAAGCGCGACGAAGCCGAGCAGGAGCTGCTCGCGCGTCACCAGGAGGCCGTCGCCGAGACGCAGAAGTTCCTCGACGACGCCAACGCCGAGCTCGCCGAGGCCGTCTCCCGCACGGCCGAGGCCCGGGCGGAGGCCGAGCGGCTCGAGGCACGCGTGCGCACCGAGATCGCGCAGATCCGCGACAAGGCCGACGAGGAAGCCCGTCAGCGGGTCGCCGACGCGCACGCGCAGGCGCGCAAGCTCATCGCCGACGCCGACGAGCGCACCCGCGCCCTCGTGGCCGACGCCGAAGACCGCCTCTCGCAGATCCGCATCGAGCGCGACGCCGTCGCCGGCTACTTCGAGAGCCTGCGCGGCGTGCTCACGCAGGCAGAGCAGGTCGCCGCGCAGCAGCGCAGCTGA
- a CDS encoding lytic transglycosylase domain-containing protein — MVFAFAAAVSFLLVNIVDPYSGATASADYVQPGDRFDGEPIQDVEVSGEYDVAVSREAYLVEKKPEEPVVTAAAAGWAPPAITPDPGSAQAYAAGAVAARGWPSSEFDCLYALWAKESGWRVNAYNASSGAYGIPQALPGSKMATAGADWETNAATQIEWGLGYVSGRYGTPCGAWAHSQDVGWY, encoded by the coding sequence GTGGTGTTCGCCTTCGCGGCCGCGGTGAGCTTCCTGCTCGTGAACATCGTCGACCCGTACTCCGGGGCGACGGCGTCCGCCGACTACGTGCAGCCCGGCGACCGGTTCGACGGCGAGCCGATCCAGGACGTCGAGGTCTCCGGCGAGTACGACGTGGCGGTCAGTCGCGAGGCCTACCTCGTCGAGAAGAAGCCCGAGGAGCCGGTCGTCACGGCGGCCGCCGCCGGCTGGGCGCCACCCGCCATCACCCCCGACCCCGGCTCGGCGCAGGCGTACGCCGCCGGCGCGGTCGCCGCCCGCGGCTGGCCGTCCTCCGAGTTCGACTGCCTCTACGCCCTGTGGGCGAAGGAGTCGGGCTGGCGGGTGAACGCCTACAACGCGTCGAGCGGCGCCTACGGCATTCCGCAGGCGCTGCCGGGCTCGAAGATGGCGACAGCCGGCGCCGACTGGGAGACGAACGCGGCCACGCAGATCGAATGGGGCCTGGGCTACGTCAGCGGCCGGTACGGCACCCCCTGCGGCGCGTGGGCGCACTCGCAGGACGTCGGCTGGTACTGA